One genomic region from Cetobacterium somerae encodes:
- a CDS encoding FomA family porin-like outer membrane protein, producing MKKRYLIFSFLLTSILCNKAFAELKNTEIGNSIQTSYDKRIKQETNFLENSFTPYGEVGSIFTIYGNSGKYKTATAHPMLYLDYTFTPQWSLFFEWNRLMNIYSGEYKKDSNKANHNFSVPKGYFEYIHKNFFDTKAIWRTQIGARQTNFFKDSDDKYWTWISSSLDFYKYFPKSENFEVLQFAIQPLYYYGSFVKSNPNGHMNHAALNLLTQFKIYEDFKFQFNGYLSKEWYNGDFKIDKKEEMNYFAIVSWLEYSKNIYQFNKRTNLQFNFATGFDPYIFTSSSEKNWKPTFWIINHGYGWLWPTKLDSDKSYSNMFNAFVLPQLKIIYNHSEDLTMDLFVQVKYSNQVWGSSQKDWKLQPQGGVGITYRF from the coding sequence ATGAAGAAACGATATTTGATATTTTCTTTTCTTTTAACTTCAATTTTATGTAATAAAGCTTTTGCAGAACTCAAAAATACAGAGATTGGAAATAGTATACAAACTTCTTATGATAAGAGAATAAAACAAGAAACAAATTTTTTAGAAAATTCATTTACTCCTTATGGAGAAGTTGGAAGTATATTTACAATTTATGGAAATTCCGGTAAGTATAAAACTGCGACAGCTCATCCTATGCTTTACTTAGATTATACATTCACACCCCAATGGTCATTATTTTTTGAATGGAATAGATTAATGAATATCTATAGTGGTGAATATAAAAAAGATAGTAATAAAGCTAATCATAATTTTAGTGTACCTAAGGGCTATTTTGAATATATTCATAAAAACTTTTTTGATACTAAAGCTATTTGGAGAACTCAAATAGGAGCTAGACAAACAAATTTTTTTAAAGATTCTGATGATAAATATTGGACTTGGATAAGTTCATCTTTAGATTTTTATAAATATTTTCCAAAGAGTGAAAATTTTGAAGTATTGCAATTTGCAATACAACCATTATATTATTATGGGTCATTTGTAAAATCTAATCCTAACGGTCATATGAATCATGCAGCACTTAATTTATTAACACAATTTAAAATTTATGAAGATTTTAAATTTCAATTTAACGGATACTTATCTAAGGAATGGTATAATGGTGATTTTAAAATTGATAAAAAAGAGGAGATGAATTACTTTGCAATTGTTTCTTGGCTTGAATATTCTAAAAATATTTATCAATTTAATAAAAGAACAAATCTTCAATTTAATTTTGCTACAGGTTTTGATCCGTATATATTTACAAGTAGTAGTGAAAAGAATTGGAAGCCAACATTTTGGATAATAAATCATGGGTATGGTTGGTTATGGCCAACAAAATTAGATAGTGATAAAAGTTACTCTAATATGTTTAATGCTTTTGTTTTACCTCAATTAAAAATAATATATAATCATTCTGAAGATTTAACAATGGATTTATTTGTGCAAGTCAAGTATTCAAATCAAGTTTGGGGTTCTTCGCAAAAAGATTGGAAACTTCAACCTCAAGGAGGAGTTGGAATTACTTATAGATTTTAA
- the oxc gene encoding oxalyl-CoA decarboxylase encodes MSSVQNDNLTDGMHVMVEALKKNGVDTIYGVVGIPITDLARHAQEEGIRYIGFRHEQSAGNAAAISGYLTKKPGICLTVSAPGFLNGLTALANATVNGFPMIQISGSSDRAIIDLQQGDYEELDQMNIAKPFAKAAYRINKPEDIAIGLARAIRAATSGRPGGVYLDVTTELLGSVIDKVEAEKTLFKVENPAPKSIPSSDSIIKALNLLSNAKKPLVLLGKGAAYSQADELIKKFLEETGIPFLPMSMAKGLLPDNHPQCAAAARSFVLENADIVMLIGARLNWLLGHGKGKHWNPDVRFIQLEIDPKEIDSNRPIEAPVVGDIESSMELLVNGLEKISIKVDSSWIENIEKDKEINIDKMATKLNAITMPLNYYNALKIVKEVVDSHKDIYLVNEGANTLDDTRNVINMYYPRRRLDCGTWGVMGVGMGFAIGAAITSNKPILAIEGDSAFGFSGMEIETICRYKLPITIVVFNNGGIYRGDHENLGRGTDPSPTTLMATARYDKLIEAFGGTPYNVETQEELKNAITKGIESLKPTLINCKIDPKTGTESGHITSLNPKTAIKN; translated from the coding sequence ATGTCTAGTGTTCAAAATGATAACTTAACAGATGGAATGCATGTAATGGTAGAAGCTTTGAAAAAAAATGGAGTTGATACTATTTATGGAGTTGTAGGAATTCCTATAACAGATTTAGCAAGACATGCTCAAGAAGAAGGAATTAGATATATAGGATTTAGACATGAACAATCAGCTGGAAACGCAGCAGCTATAAGTGGATATTTAACAAAAAAACCAGGGATATGTTTAACTGTTTCAGCTCCAGGATTTTTAAATGGTTTAACTGCTCTTGCAAATGCAACAGTTAATGGTTTTCCAATGATTCAAATAAGTGGTTCTAGTGATAGAGCTATTATAGATTTGCAGCAAGGAGACTATGAAGAGTTAGACCAAATGAATATTGCAAAACCTTTTGCTAAAGCAGCCTATAGGATAAATAAACCAGAAGATATAGCAATAGGATTAGCTAGAGCTATTCGAGCTGCAACTTCAGGAAGACCAGGAGGAGTTTATTTAGATGTAACTACAGAGTTATTAGGAAGTGTCATTGATAAAGTAGAGGCAGAAAAAACTTTATTTAAAGTAGAAAATCCAGCTCCAAAGTCTATACCTAGTTCTGATTCTATAATTAAGGCATTAAATTTACTTTCAAATGCAAAAAAACCTTTAGTTCTTTTAGGAAAAGGAGCTGCCTATTCTCAAGCAGACGAATTAATAAAAAAATTTTTAGAGGAAACTGGAATTCCATTTTTACCAATGTCAATGGCAAAAGGGTTGCTTCCAGATAATCATCCACAATGTGCAGCAGCAGCTCGTTCATTTGTTTTAGAAAATGCGGATATAGTTATGCTTATAGGTGCTAGATTAAATTGGCTTTTAGGTCATGGAAAAGGAAAACATTGGAATCCAGACGTTCGTTTTATTCAATTAGAAATCGATCCTAAAGAAATAGATAGCAATCGTCCGATAGAAGCTCCAGTGGTAGGAGATATTGAATCAAGTATGGAATTATTAGTAAATGGATTGGAAAAAATATCTATAAAAGTAGATTCTTCTTGGATTGAAAATATTGAAAAAGATAAAGAAATTAATATAGATAAGATGGCAACAAAATTAAATGCAATAACTATGCCTTTAAACTACTATAATGCTTTAAAAATTGTTAAGGAAGTTGTAGATTCTCATAAAGATATTTATCTTGTAAATGAAGGAGCTAATACTCTAGATGATACAAGAAATGTTATAAATATGTACTATCCTCGTAGACGTTTAGATTGTGGAACTTGGGGAGTAATGGGAGTAGGAATGGGGTTTGCAATTGGAGCAGCCATAACTAGCAACAAACCAATTTTAGCCATTGAAGGAGATAGTGCTTTTGGATTCAGTGGAATGGAAATTGAAACAATTTGTAGATATAAACTTCCTATAACAATAGTAGTATTCAATAATGGTGGAATTTATCGTGGAGACCATGAAAATTTAGGTAGAGGAACAGATCCATCTCCAACAACTCTTATGGCAACAGCACGATACGATAAGTTAATTGAAGCTTTTGGAGGAACTCCATATAATGTAGAAACTCAAGAGGAGTTAAAAAATGCAATTACAAAAGGTATAGAGTCATTAAAGCCAACTTTAATTAATTGTAAAATAGATCCAAAAACAGGAACTGAAAGTGGTCATATTACCTCTTTAAATCCTAAAACTGCAATAAAAAATTAG
- a CDS encoding AEC family transporter gives MWDIIMKDIVPIFVIMLLGFYAGKTKAFNQDNARSFNKLVLNYALPAALFVSIVKADRHMLFEDIKLTLVSTFVIVGVFMWSFFSCYKFFKHTKGEAAVCALIAGSPTIGFLGFAVLDPIFGATANTGLVVAIVSIVVNAITIPIGLSLLNPGGAKVQNQLIKDLSTETGIKKEIDEFEQEMQKLEKNPVISALTQPVAWAPILAVIIVLLGIEFPPILDPNFELISKANSGVAVFAAGLTLSGLKFEFDLEIIYNTFIKLILMPGLLLIVGLLVKLDPIHLQMLVLSGALPPAFSGIIISSRYQVYVRTGTSSLAVSVLLFMVAAPFWIWITRMVSTWNF, from the coding sequence ATGTGGGATATTATTATGAAAGATATAGTTCCAATTTTTGTAATTATGCTTTTAGGATTTTATGCTGGAAAAACAAAAGCTTTTAATCAAGATAATGCTAGAAGTTTTAATAAATTGGTTCTAAATTATGCTCTACCTGCAGCTTTGTTTGTATCAATTGTAAAAGCAGATAGACATATGTTATTTGAAGATATAAAACTAACTTTAGTAAGTACTTTTGTTATTGTAGGTGTTTTTATGTGGTCATTCTTTAGTTGTTATAAATTTTTTAAACATACAAAGGGTGAAGCAGCTGTCTGTGCATTAATTGCAGGATCACCAACAATTGGATTTTTGGGATTTGCTGTTTTAGATCCTATATTTGGTGCTACAGCTAATACTGGACTTGTTGTAGCTATAGTTTCAATAGTGGTTAATGCAATTACAATTCCAATAGGACTATCTCTTTTAAATCCTGGTGGAGCAAAAGTTCAAAACCAACTAATTAAAGACTTAAGCACTGAAACTGGCATAAAAAAAGAGATTGACGAGTTTGAGCAAGAGATGCAAAAATTAGAAAAAAATCCAGTTATAAGTGCATTAACACAACCAGTAGCTTGGGCTCCTATACTGGCCGTGATAATTGTTTTACTTGGAATAGAATTTCCTCCTATTTTAGATCCTAACTTTGAATTAATATCAAAAGCTAACTCTGGAGTTGCTGTATTTGCAGCTGGATTAACATTATCAGGATTAAAATTTGAATTTGATTTAGAAATTATTTATAATACATTCATTAAGCTAATATTAATGCCTGGACTTTTATTAATAGTTGGATTACTTGTAAAATTAGATCCAATACACCTTCAAATGCTTGTACTTTCAGGAGCTTTACCACCTGCATTTTCTGGGATTATTATAAGTAGCCGTTATCAAGTTTATGTACGTACAGGTACATCCTCATTAGCTGTAAGTGTACTTTTATTTATGGTTGCTGCACCGTTCTGGATATGGATAACAAGAATGGTATCAACATGGAATTTTTAG
- the frc gene encoding formyl-CoA transferase has protein sequence MTAPLKGIKVIDWTQVQSGPACTQLLAWLGADVIKIERPGTGDPTRTQMLDIPNLDGLYFLQLNSNKRSIELDAKTPEGKEILTRLLKDADIFVENLHPGAADKLGFSWEEVHKLNPRLIYGSIKGFNPESPYANVKAFEPVAQCAGGAAATTGWWDGDHNIPTQSGAALGDSNTGMHLVIGLLAALMQREKTGEGCFVYQSMQEAVLNLCRVKLRDQLILEHTGELKHFPGYPEEKVKDTVPRYGNAEGGQVLGWCYKCKGWETDSNAYVYIVLQNEDKAFAEACKGIGKTEWITDSKFNTPAARNLVKQEIYKEIEKYTITRDKFEVVDELSKFGVPCGPVLSMAEIEKDDSLHKCGTLVKVEQPKRGEYLTIGCPQKFSNFTPDIKSAPLLGEHTDEVLKSIGYSDEEIKQFREKHIICK, from the coding sequence ATGACAGCACCATTAAAGGGAATCAAAGTAATTGACTGGACACAAGTACAATCAGGACCAGCATGTACACAATTATTGGCTTGGTTAGGAGCAGATGTTATTAAAATTGAGCGACCGGGAACAGGTGATCCAACAAGAACCCAGATGTTAGATATTCCTAATTTAGATGGATTATATTTTTTACAATTAAATAGTAACAAACGTTCAATAGAATTAGATGCAAAAACACCTGAAGGAAAAGAAATTTTAACAAGACTTTTAAAAGATGCTGATATTTTTGTTGAAAATCTTCATCCAGGAGCAGCAGATAAATTAGGGTTCTCATGGGAAGAAGTTCATAAATTAAATCCTCGTTTAATATATGGTTCTATAAAAGGATTTAATCCAGAGTCTCCATATGCAAATGTAAAAGCATTTGAACCTGTTGCTCAATGTGCAGGTGGAGCAGCAGCAACTACAGGATGGTGGGATGGGGATCATAATATTCCAACTCAATCAGGAGCAGCGTTAGGAGATAGTAATACAGGAATGCATTTAGTAATAGGACTACTTGCCGCATTAATGCAAAGAGAAAAAACAGGAGAAGGTTGTTTTGTATATCAATCAATGCAAGAAGCTGTTTTAAATTTATGTAGAGTTAAACTTCGTGATCAATTAATTTTAGAGCATACAGGAGAATTAAAACATTTTCCAGGATATCCTGAAGAAAAAGTGAAAGATACAGTTCCACGTTATGGAAATGCTGAGGGTGGCCAAGTTCTTGGTTGGTGTTATAAATGTAAAGGATGGGAAACAGATTCAAATGCTTATGTATATATAGTTTTACAAAATGAAGATAAAGCTTTTGCGGAAGCTTGCAAAGGTATTGGTAAGACTGAATGGATTACAGACTCTAAATTTAATACTCCAGCGGCTCGTAATCTAGTAAAACAAGAAATTTATAAAGAAATAGAAAAATATACAATAACAAGAGATAAATTTGAAGTAGTAGATGAATTGAGTAAATTTGGAGTGCCTTGTGGGCCTGTTTTAAGTATGGCTGAAATAGAAAAAGATGATTCACTACATAAATGTGGAACTCTTGTAAAAGTTGAGCAACCAAAACGTGGAGAGTATTTAACAATAGGTTGTCCTCAAAAGTTCTCAAACTTTACTCCAGATATAAAAAGCGCGCCCTTATTAGGAGAGCATACAGATGAAGTTTTAAAATCAATTGGATATTCAGATGAAGAAATAAAACAATTTCGTGAAAAACATATTATTTGTAAATAA